In the Pygocentrus nattereri isolate fPygNat1 chromosome 19, fPygNat1.pri, whole genome shotgun sequence genome, one interval contains:
- the gpr55a gene encoding G-protein coupled receptor 55a, whose amino-acid sequence MLTEVSMSSCDWVCLMQLLVYVPVLVLGIPLNLAALWKLLSIRRWRESTVYLLNLIINDTLLLLSLPFKIHAYNRNWHLGRPFCSLLESLVYVNVYGSILLSVCIAGDRFVALRFPFAARRLRSPLKSALICLVIWMLVFSCSYPVYSLNHDNTSSSFCFQNFSNRTWENRWIVVSMETVFCCSTVVMVFCSVQVVRLLRDLRKRNPNDPKLRNNKSVKIVLSNLLAFLICFIPYHIAALLYFHYKNSRPGSVFIRQLRYFVHSSLCVGSVNCLADGACYYYILKENLHTAKLERRATLQSTHIRHKNVQSHNQSTEMVREESEESRDPQRLKNGSSNGSFRGKN is encoded by the coding sequence ATGCTGACCGAAGTCAGTATGTCCAGCTGTGACTGGGTATGCCTTATGCAGCTGCTGGTATACGTGCCGGTTTTGGTCCTGGGTATTCCTCTGAACCTGGCGGCTCTGTGGAAGCTGCTGAGCATCCGGCGATGGCGCGAGTCCACAGTTTACCTTCTGAACCTCATCATCAACGACACGCTCCTGCTTCTGTCACTCCCCTTCAAAATCCACGCCTACAACCGAAACTGGCACCTGGGCCGCCCGTTCTGCTCCCTGCTGGAGAGTCTGGTGTACGTCAACGTTTACGGAAGCATCCTGCTGAGCGTGTGTATCGCCGGTGACCGCTTCGTGGCTCTACGCTTCCCATTTGCAGCACGGCGCCTGCGCTCTCCGCTGAAGTCTGCTCTGATCTGTTTGGTGATCTGGATGTTGGTGTTCTCCTGCAGTTACCCAGTCTACAGCCTTAATCATGACAAcacatcctcctccttctgcttccAGAACTTCTCCAACCGCACCTGGGAGAACCGCTGGATTGTGGTGTCCATGGAGACGGTGTTTTGCTGCAGTACCGTCGTTATGGTGTTCTGCTCCGTTCAGGTGGTGAGACTCCTGCGCGACCTTCGCAAGCGCAACCCAAACGACCCCAAACTGCGCAACAACAAGAGCGTGAAGATTGTCCTCAGCAACCTGCTCGCCTTCCTCATCTGCTTCATCCCGTACCACATAGCGGCCCTGCTGTACTTCCACTATAAGAACAGCAGGCCGGGGTCAGTCTTCATACGTCAACTGCGATATTTCGTCCACAGCAGCCTGTGTGTGGGCAGCGTGAACTGCCTGGCGGACGGAGCCTGCTACTACTACATCCTGAAGGAGAACCTGCACACGGCGAAGCTGGAGCGCAGAGCCACCCTGCAATCCACACATATAAGACATAAAAACGTACAGTCACACAATCAGAGCACAGAGATGGTCCGAGAGGAGTCTGAGGAGAGTAGAGACCCTCAAAGGTTAAAGAACGGATCTTCTAATGGCTCTTTCAGAGGGAAGAACTGA